The sequence GGGCCCTTCGATTGGACGCGCGTACCATCCGCTGATGGCCCGTCCGTGTCAAAACGGTTGCAGATCGATGAAAGCTGCATCGCGTCTTGCCCGTTGTCATAAAACTTTGATCTTGATTTCGCGAGATCGCAACGCAATCGTCGCATGGTCCGCGCTCAATTTGGCAGGAGCCTTCAATGGCCACGACGATGCAGACCCGAACTGTGGCTGCCGCCTACGATCGCTGGGCGCCGGTTTATGACCTTGTTTTTGGGGCCGTCTTCAAGCGCGGCCGTTCGGTCGCGATCGAGCGCGCCTGCCGCATCGGCGGCAAGGTGCTGGAAGTCGGCGTCGGCACCGGCATCTCGCTGCCCCAATATGACAAGAATTGCCGCCTCACCGGTGTCGATATTTCCGAGGGCATCCTTGCCAAGGCGATGCAGCGCGTGCGCGAGCAGAAGCTGACCAATGTCGACGGCATCATGGTGATGGATGCCGAGGCGCTCGCCTTCGAAGACGACAGCTTCGACGTGGTGGTCGCGCAATATGTCATCACCGCGGTGCCGAACCCGGAGCGCGCACTCGACGAGTTCGCGCGGATCGTGCGGCCGGGCGGCGAGATCATCATCACCACGCGCATCGGCGCCGGCACCGGCGTGCGCGGCCGGATCGAGAAGGCGCTGATGCCGATCACCAGCCGCCTCGGCTTCCGCACCGAATTTCCGTGGGAGCGCTACGCCAATTGGGCGGCGCGCGTCCGTTCGATGGAATTGGTCGAGCGCCGCCCGCTGCCGCCGCTCGGCCATTTCGAGCTGCTCCGCTTCCGCAAGGTCAAGGGTTCGTAACGATGGCGCATTCCTTTCCCGACAGCGACATGGCCCCCGCGGGCAAGATCGCGACGTTCCGTGCGGCGCTGGATGAGCAGCGCTGGGACGATCACCGTTATTATCACCACAGCCTGGTCAACCAGAGCCTGCACTTCCTGAGCGCGTCGAGCTTCATCGTCGCCTATGTGCTGCTGTTCCACGATCCGGCGATCGCCAGCCTGCTCGGCTGGTGCGTGGCGATGACGAGCCGCCAGGCCGGCCACTTCTTCTTCGAGCCGAAGGGCTATGACGAGGTCAACCAGGCGACGCATTCGCACAAGGAAGAGATCAAGGTCGGCTACAATCTGTTCCGCAAGATCGTCTTCATGTCGATCTGGGCGCTGATGCCGCTGCTGCTGCTGATCTCGCCGACCCTGTGGGGCGTGTTCGCGCCGATCCCCGGTCCGATGGGCTTCATCCGCCATGTCGGCCTGATGTGGCTGGCGCTGGGCGCTGGCGGCCTGCTGTTCCGCACGGTGCAACTGTTCTTCGTGCGCGACATCCCGACCGGGCTCGTCTGGGCGACCAAGATCATCACCGACCCGTTCAACGACTTCAAACAGTATCGCCACGCGCCGGTGCGCCTGCTGAAGGGCGAGCGGATGGATCAGTATATCGCCACGCGCTGATCGGATCGGGCGCGTCGCCGGTGGCGGCGCGCTTCTCCGTCCGAAAAATCGGCATCGGCGATGCGCGCATGTCGATACCCTGTTCTCCTGCGGACGCAGGAGAATAGGGGCCAAGCGCTACGCATGCAGCTCTGGGCTCCTGCTTCCGCAGGAGCACGGGGTTTCTTCGATGGGCTGGGTTAGCGGATCAGGCGCGGCCGAGCCGCTTCGCCAGCATCTCGCGCAGGATGGTGCGGCGGACGAGCTTGTTGGTGATGCCATCCGCATGCCAGAACCAGCCGTCCGCCTGCATCGCCGTGGCGGCGGCGACGAACCGCTCGACCACCGCCGCGAAATCGGCGTCGCTGTAATTCAGGCTGAAGATGATGCGGCCCGAGCCGACCCAGCTCAGCGCCAGCCCCTCGGCGCGGAGATAATATTGCAGCATCCAGTTATAGCGCGAGGGCGCGTCGTACAGCACCGTCCAGATCGACGAGAGGTTGGCGACGCGCACCGGCAGCCCGGCCTCGCCCAGCGCCGCGTTGAGCAACGCCGCGCGCCCATTCCAGCGCTCGTCGAGCCCGTCGTACAGCGCCGCGGTCGCCGGCTCCTCGATGCGCCGCAGGAGGGCGTTCATCGCGGCGATGATGTAGGGATGCGCGTTGAACGTGCCGCGCGCGAAGCAGATGTCGGCGGGCCGATCGGGGCGGAAGCGCTTCATCAGCGCCGCCTTGCCGCACAGCACGCCCACCGGCAGCCCGCCGCCGAGCGTCTTGCCGTAGGTGACCAGATCGGGCCTGATCCCGAAATATTCGGCGGCGCCGCCCTTGGCGAGGCGGAAGCCGGTGAACACGTCGTCGAGGATCAGGACGATGCCGCGCTCGGCGCAGACCGCCGCCAGCTGTGCCAGCCACGCCGCATAGGCCGCACGATCGACGCCCGCGCGCCGGCCGCCGTCGA is a genomic window of Sphingomonas nostoxanthinifaciens containing:
- a CDS encoding class I SAM-dependent methyltransferase gives rise to the protein MATTMQTRTVAAAYDRWAPVYDLVFGAVFKRGRSVAIERACRIGGKVLEVGVGTGISLPQYDKNCRLTGVDISEGILAKAMQRVREQKLTNVDGIMVMDAEALAFEDDSFDVVVAQYVITAVPNPERALDEFARIVRPGGEIIITTRIGAGTGVRGRIEKALMPITSRLGFRTEFPWERYANWAARVRSMELVERRPLPPLGHFELLRFRKVKGS